The DNA window CGTGGTAGCTTAGCTCTGGCACCACGAGGAGGTTGATGTGGATGCCTTGATATTGGAGCCGGCCAGACTCTACTTTGGGAATATGTATTGAACCTACTGCCAGCACTTCCGACCTGGTCCAAACCTTTTCTCGCTTCTATTGTCATTCTTATTCAAATGTGAATTCATCCCTCTTCATTCACCCAACAACTCAGTCACTCATCCTCACAActaccaccatcatcaacaaccactTCAACTTCcacacaacatcaacaatggCCTCTTATACACACAGCCGAAGTGCGGTGAGAGCTCAGCGACGagactcgtcatcatcctcatcttcacaCACAATGTCAAACCGCTCAAGACCACGCCTTCTACGCTCAAGTGCAACTGAGCCTTCAATCACTGTCTCCAATGCTACTGGAAACTCATTCGCTGGTCCCGAGTCGCCACACAGAGCAACTGATCTTCTCAACCGTGTTGCCGTCTATTCTCCGTCTCCCGAGCAAGCCTCCACCCCAGCGGCAATCCCACGCCATGCTAGACCCATGTCTATCTGCCGTGATCACCGCGAGCACTCTCCTTCCAGCAGCCCTGGAAGCCAATCCGCCGTCATGTCCGACTCTCCTTCTGGTATGCCTCATGCTTCGATTTCGGGTCCAACCCAAACTAATATCAATCAAGGTTACTACTTTAGCTTTCCCAGCTTTGAGGAGTGGAACAGGGACAACCAGGACGACATCACCAAGGACAATGATGATTGAGCGGTGCCGGAACTAGATGGTGAGGGGATCGACCAACAAGACCTCAAACCGAAAAACGCACACGACAACATCactccaacaacaacattaaTCAACCACCCAACACCGCTAAACTCATAACGAGATAGCATTTACTGGTTTTTCCCTGATGGCTCAAAGAAGAGTCAGTGACAGCGAAAGCCACAAAAACCCCGATGAAAGCAGCAAATGCATCGCCTaccaacaccatcaacgcCAAACTCTTACCAAGAATTGAGATGAGCTGAGAATGAGATTGTGGCGGGCTGAATGCGCTCTGGAATTAGGTTTATTGTTGGGTGGGTCTGGATTCACGGCGAAAAAGGGCTCCTCGGTAGAAGAGAAGCGACGACGACGTTTGAAGCCAAGCTATACACGATGAATGAGGAATAGCTGCACTACACTCCCCCTCAAAAGGTGGAGTGAAAGGAAACCAACAATAGTCTGGGTGAAGCTTAAAAATCCATTGACTACAAAAAACAGGACGCTTTAGATCCATCTGGACAAAGCCTACAAAaaacagaaaaaaagaaggaaacAGAATCAGGAAAAACaggaaggaaaaaaaaaagaagaaaaaagaaacagacAAATCGTGTGTATAGCATGGAAACTCATCAGTACAATCtcattatctatataaatcctAGTTACTCAGATATAGAAATAGCATATGACATACCCAACTTGAAGGAATTCTTACACAAAACTGAGAGTGATGAGTGACGACGTCGTAAGCGGCAATTCTTGTTTCCGTGCCATGTCTCATCAAGATAGAACAGACTAGcagactaggtaggtactaagcaTCGATCGAACTCGTATGTCATAACGCATAAACTGAACTTCTCTGAAACGCACTCACAGAGTCAAAAATGATCGCATTTTATGCAATTATTCTCAGGTGGTCTGTGTCAACCACAGCGTTTAATACCAAACACTCATCTTGTCTTTAGTTAGTCACATTCGCTCGGACAATGTTTCATGATCCTTTCAACGTCATTCATTAAAAGATGTTCTATCACTGGTTATCCACCTTACGATAGTCTCTTTGCCTCGGCTCGCTTCTGTCTGATTGCCGTACTGCTGATCTTGGTTGCGAAATCGTCCGTCTTACTGACCGCCTCCCCATCAACTTCCTCAGCATCGAGTACGTCGATCTCAAACACCTCAAGCGGCTTCCAGCCCTTTTCTGTTCTGCGATCATTGATAGCCTTGCCGCCGCCGCGAGTCTCGGCAGAGACAACAATTGCATCGGCATCTTCCTCGTGAATGGGTGGGCCAAAGGGATCGCGAAGTACTATACATCGCACCTTGATTCTTCCATCACGAAGAGTGGCAATAGTCTCATCAGTTGTAGACTGTGTCGCAAGCGATGTAGCTGTTGTGTCATACTCGAGTAGCGTCGATAGAAACGATAGAACAGCCTGAGTGCGCTCTGTCCACGGCTGAAGCTCTTCTGCGTATTTCTTTTTGGCAAGAAGCTCGTCGCTTGATATACCCACAACAAGTGTGCACGTCTTGTCAGAATCCTTTGGAGGAATGTTGAGAAGAATAGCGCTCGTGTGAAGTAGAAGTTTGTGGCCGGGATGAAGATGGTCAAAGGTGCCTCCTAGACAGACAGTGTTGAAGCCTTTTTGTAGCTCTCCAGTATCAAGCTTTTGCTCTGTTGTCAAGCTGATCCCGCCCTCGACAGCAACGAGCTGGTTTTGTGTGAATGTCTGCTTTCTCTCCGCAAGTTGAAGAAACGCGGATAGCAACTCATATCCCTCTTCACAGCTGGGATGATAGACCATGTCCCATGATCTAACTTTGGTCGCAAACGCAGCCAAGTCTAACACAGCCGTGCAATTCGCCTCATACTGGCCCTCGAAGTTGGGTTCATAGCGTCGTCCCTTCTCGTGGTCGATGAGAACAACTCTTACATCCACACTTCCACTTCCAGCGCCAACATCAACAGGAATGTCTTCCTTTGCACATATAACTGATGTGAGAGTGTAAAGACTGGCGAGGAGAGATTGAGCGGTTGACCATGCGATTTGCTTTGAGTTGCCTGATGGTCCGTTAAGAATAGGGAGAGCAAGTCCAACGACAAGAGTTTGAGGAGAAGATGCCAACTTGAGCTTTTGTAGGACAGATGTTAGAGGGGCGCTGTAGGCAGCGGAGAGAGTGGATGGTAATGAAGGTTGCGGAGGTGAAGGCAGTAGAAGAAGTGAGGGCGCCATGATGAGGTTTGTTTCTCCAAAGAGTTGAGTTGAATTTGAAATCTGATTTGAGCCGTAACTAGATATCTAAAATATGCGCTGACCAGTAGCTCCCTGCAATAAGCTCTAGCTTTACTTGCATCGTACCATAAGAACACACGATAAACCGATAGCTGCTGACGTAGATGGGGTAACGGGGCACATTGAACTGTGGCTTTGCATCAATATGTGGCGTAGCTGAAGACGAAAAAACTGACGATATAAAGACAGTACTTGGAAATGGTATATTCAAATATTGAATTATTAAATCAAGGGTAATAACTCATAGATATTAGTAGAAATAGTAAcctctttattaattataagtaaagtTACTATACTTATCAAAGCGAATTGACTTTATTAGTCTGCGCACTCGTCTTCTCTATGTATTAACATTTGTCTGGGGCCTGGGGGCACAAGATGCcgaaaatattttttttactctatATTTTCGCTCTGTGATTTCTTATAAAACATTTGTGCTGACGAGGCTGCCTTTTTCGatattagacttcgaggaacacccacgcAAGTAAAACATTTCACCATAATGGAAGTGAATGCACGATTCAACATACAAAAGTACGACGTGAAAATATCACGTGATATCGCTAAAACCTTCCGCCGATCCAATCAAGTTTCTCCACCACAGCCCTGACTGATTATTCCTGCTCACAAATTGAAAATTATTTCGCCCCTCCACCACTCTTTCATCAGTACCATCTCTCCAACAGTTCACACACAAGCCAGCAAACATGGCGGTTGGAAAGTGAGTATCACCTACCTACGACGAGCAGCGATGAATATAATGGGCTTACGCGATATTTCAGGAACAAGAGACTCtccaagggcaagaagggcctcaagaagaagacggtCGACCCCTTCTCCCGAAAGGACTGGTACTCGATCAAGGTTGGTCATCTCGAATTTCGACGCCCAGTGATTCATCATGGCTAACTCGAAATCTTCCAGGCTCCTAACCCTTTCAACGTTCGAGAGTGAGTTGCGACCACGAACCCGATTTTGAAAATTGTCAACTTTTGTGTGGGATATGGTGATTAACCAATTCACAGTGTCGGCAAGACCCTCGTGAACCGAACCACCGGTCTCAAGAACGCCAACGACGCTCTCAAGGGCCGTATCCTCGAGGTCTCTCTGGCCGATCTCCAGAAGGATGAGGACCACTCCTTCCGCAAGGTCCGCCTCCGTGTCGACGAGGTCCAGGGCAAGAACTGCTTGACTGCTTTCCACGGTCTCGACTTCACCTCCGACAAGCTCCGATCTCTCGTCCGCAAGTGGCAAACTCTGATTGAGGCCAACGTCACTGTCAAGACTACCGACGACTACCTCATCCGCCTCTTTGCCATTGGTTTCACCAAGCGACGAGGAAACCAGGTCAAGAAGACCACATACGCCGCCTCTTCTCAGATCCGAGCCATCCGACGCAAGATGACCGACATCATTCAGCGTGAGGCTTCAAGCTGCACTCTCACCCAGCTTACCTCCAAGCTCATTCCCGAGGTCATTGGCCGCGAGATTGAGAAGTCCACCCagggcatctaccctctcCAGAACGTGAGTAGATGCTTTTGTATGCCATGTCGGATCCTCTATACTAACATACCAATCACAGGTCCACATCCGAAAGgtcaagcttctcaaggCCCCCAAGTTCGACCTTGGTGCCTTGATGGCTCTGCACGGCGAGTCAGGTACCGACGACCAAGGCCAGAAGGTTGAGCGGGAGTTCAAGGAGCGTGTCCTTGAGGAGGTTTAAAAGGATTATTTTGGCAGGTTGGCGCGGGGTAGGCAATAGGGGCCTCGCGGCGAATAAACTCATCCCTACCAAATTTTTTCGGTCGTCCAAATGGCGTAGCATCACAAAAGGGAGCTCGGGGATTGGTTCATGTTCCTTTGAATGGTAAAAACAAACGTTCAGTCAACACACCGAATGATTTATGACATGTGACTCGTTATGATTTGGGATTAGTGATGATCTGACGCTGGTCGTGACGGGCGGTATGAGATGAGAGCCGTAGAAGAAATTCACTTTGATACCCCCGTTACACAACGCTGATTTATTCTATTCCCACCATGTAGTTGAACTCGCATTCACAAATGGTAATTTGgtatatctatctatctacacACACATTACAAGTAGGGCAAGTCTGCAGAGGCGACTGAAAATCTTGTCTAGAACTCGCCTCAATTAGTGGGACATGACCCATGATATCCAGCTCATTTGCGTCACTCAGGCTTCTGAAGAAACTCAACCACAGCTGTGGAATGTCTGTCAGTATGTGGTTCAAATCCTCTGCACATTTCGCATATTACTCACCTTGTCTAAACGCTTCAGGCTGTTCCGAGATGAGCCAGTGACCAGCATCGACATCTACGAGTCGGAACTTGGGGAAGAATTGTCCAATCAGAGGCAGCACGTCATCGGGTACATATTTGCTTTGTGTGCCTCGAACGAACAGGGCGGGTTTCTCAAAACGAATCTCGTTGGGGTTCTTGTATGGGAAATCCCCAAGGTTGTCCAACGCCTTGCCAAGAGTGTGAAGAGGGATGCGGAACTTGCGTACCTTCTCACCTTCAGGCAAGTACATGTTGCCAAGGAGAAACTGTCGGATAGGCAGAGACTCTTCAACCTCGCTGAGGATCTTGTCGGCCTCGGATTGGCGTGTGACACCGGCTTCCTGGATCTTCTTCATGGCGCGGACGTACTTGGGGAAATCCCTGCTGAGTGAGACATCCACGGGGGCATTGTCGACAGCGACAATGTCAGACACAAGGTCCGGTGAGCGAAGTGCCAGAGCCATGGAAGTTTTGGCTCCCCTGGACCATGTTAGCTCCTTCATCAAACACTATCAAGTGATGGTGCCTTA is part of the Fusarium poae strain DAOMC 252244 chromosome 4, whole genome shotgun sequence genome and encodes:
- a CDS encoding hypothetical protein (BUSCO:30124at5125): MAPSLLLLPSPPQPSLPSTLSAAYSAPLTSVLQKLKLASSPQTLVVGLALPILNGPSGNSKQIAWSTAQSLLASLYTLTSVICAKEDIPVDVGAGSGSVDVRVVLIDHEKGRRYEPNFEGQYEANCTAVLDLAAFATKVRSWDMVYHPSCEEGYELLSAFLQLAERKQTFTQNQLVAVEGGISLTTEQKLDTGELQKGFNTVCLGGTFDHLHPGHKLLLHTSAILLNIPPKDSDKTCTLVVGISSDELLAKKKYAEELQPWTERTQAVLSFLSTLLEYDTTATSLATQSTTDETIATLRDGRIKVRCIVLRDPFGPPIHEEDADAIVVSAETRGGGKAINDRRTEKGWKPLEVFEIDVLDAEEVDGEAVSKTDDFATKISSTAIRQKRAEAKRLS
- a CDS encoding hypothetical protein (MEROPS:MER0031610), giving the protein MLSLRRVVTTAVPSVGRQALRAVPASTRLYSQSIGPLVYDLHEPAQPKTDKKNSPILFLHGLFGSKKNNRAISKALARDLGRYVYALDLRNHGESPHDTRHDYSAMAEDVAQFIEGHGLKDTTLIGHSMGAKTSMALALRSPDLVSDIVAVDNAPVDVSLSRDFPKYVRAMKKIQEAGVTRQSEADKILSEVEESLPIRQFLLGNMYLPEGEKVRKFRIPLHTLGKALDNLGDFPYKNPNEIRFEKPALFVRGTQSKYVPDDVLPLIGQFFPKFRLVDVDAGHWLISEQPEAFRQAVVEFLQKPE
- the RPS1 gene encoding ribosomal 40S subunit protein S1B (BUSCO:43395at5125), whose amino-acid sequence is MAVGKNKRLSKGKKGLKKKTVDPFSRKDWYSIKAPNPFNVRDVGKTLVNRTTGLKNANDALKGRILEVSLADLQKDEDHSFRKVRLRVDEVQGKNCLTAFHGLDFTSDKLRSLVRKWQTLIEANVTVKTTDDYLIRLFAIGFTKRRGNQVKKTTYAASSQIRAIRRKMTDIIQREASSCTLTQLTSKLIPEVIGREIEKSTQGIYPLQNVHIRKVKLLKAPKFDLGALMALHGESGTDDQGQKVEREFKERVLEEV